The Saccharothrix variisporea genome has a segment encoding these proteins:
- a CDS encoding ABC transporter ATP-binding protein, producing the protein MTAAVEPAAADAPVGGSLVSVQDLKVHFPIKRGLIVDRTVGHVYAVDGVDLEIRRGETYGLVGESGCGKSTLGRGMLRLVEPTGGKVVFDGTDLVTLKGESLRKMRRRIQMVFQDPMSSLDPRQSVESILVEGLRAHGLDKGREATGKRLRQLLSAVGLPSTSLRKYPHEFSGGQRQRIGIARALAVEPDLIIADEPVSALDVSVQAQVVNLLEELQEEFGLTYLVIAHDLAVVRHISDRVGVMYLGGIVEEASSDDLYTEPLHPYTKALLSAIPVPDPEVEDRRERILLTGDLPSPANPPNGCRFHTRCPWKQETKCATDRPVLREVRPGHRVACHWAEDIEAGRIRPHEVETVLVEESAISPDVSLIGPSSVGEVLNP; encoded by the coding sequence ATGACCGCCGCTGTCGAGCCCGCGGCCGCCGACGCGCCCGTGGGCGGGTCGCTGGTCTCGGTGCAGGACCTCAAGGTCCACTTCCCGATCAAGCGCGGCCTGATCGTGGACCGCACGGTCGGCCACGTCTACGCCGTGGACGGCGTGGACCTGGAGATCCGGCGCGGCGAGACCTACGGCCTGGTCGGCGAGTCCGGGTGCGGCAAGTCCACGCTCGGGCGCGGCATGCTGCGGCTGGTGGAGCCCACCGGCGGCAAGGTCGTGTTCGACGGCACGGACCTGGTGACGCTCAAGGGCGAGTCGCTGCGCAAGATGCGGCGGCGGATCCAGATGGTGTTCCAGGACCCGATGTCGTCGCTGGACCCCCGGCAGTCCGTGGAGTCGATCCTGGTCGAGGGACTGCGGGCGCACGGCCTGGACAAGGGCCGGGAAGCGACCGGCAAGCGCTTGCGCCAGCTGCTGTCCGCGGTGGGCCTGCCGTCGACCTCGCTGCGGAAGTACCCGCACGAGTTCTCCGGCGGCCAGCGGCAGCGCATCGGCATCGCGCGGGCGCTGGCGGTGGAGCCCGACCTGATCATCGCCGACGAACCGGTGTCCGCGCTGGACGTGTCGGTGCAGGCGCAGGTGGTGAACCTCCTGGAGGAGCTGCAGGAGGAGTTCGGGCTGACCTACCTGGTCATCGCGCACGACCTGGCCGTGGTGCGGCACATCTCCGACCGGGTGGGCGTGATGTACCTGGGCGGGATCGTGGAGGAGGCGTCCTCGGACGACCTCTACACCGAGCCGCTGCACCCGTACACCAAGGCGCTGCTGTCGGCGATCCCGGTGCCCGACCCGGAGGTCGAGGACCGGCGCGAGCGGATCCTGCTGACCGGTGACCTGCCGTCGCCGGCGAACCCGCCGAACGGCTGCCGGTTCCACACCCGGTGCCCGTGGAAGCAGGAGACGAAGTGCGCCACCGACCGGCCCGTGCTGCGCGAGGTGCGGCCGGGTCACCGGGTGGCGTGCCACTGGGCGGAGGACATCGAGGCGGGCCGCATCCGGCCGCACGAGGTGGAGACCGTGCTGGTGGAGGAGTCGGCCATCTCGCCGGACGTGTCCCTGATCGGGCCGTCCTCGGTGGGCGAGGTCCTCAACCCGTAG
- a CDS encoding ABC transporter ATP-binding protein, translated as MALLEVRDLRVVFQRRGTEPFSAVDGVSFDVDPGQTVGLVGESGCGKSVTSLAIMGLLPARGNKVTGSVKFEGTDLLTLSNREMRDRRGRDLGMVFQDPLSSLNPVIPIGLQVTEVLERHRDMPRKKAMVEAAELLDKVGIPDPTRRLSEYPHQLSGGMRQRALIAIALACRPRLLIADEPTTALDVTIQAQILALLKELVQDTGTALIMITHDLGVVAGLCDEVNVLYGGRVVERAERHELFAEPRHPYTHGLLASIPRLDAARGEKLVPIKGSVADNIPWDSACAFAPRCPNALDVCRQVTPALEFQGQRSLRCHNPVLPGTPAAQEVPA; from the coding sequence GTGGCCTTGCTCGAAGTGCGTGACCTGCGCGTGGTGTTCCAGCGCCGGGGCACCGAACCGTTCAGCGCCGTGGACGGCGTCTCCTTCGACGTCGACCCCGGCCAGACCGTGGGCCTGGTCGGCGAGTCCGGTTGCGGCAAGTCGGTGACCTCGCTCGCGATCATGGGCCTGCTGCCCGCGCGCGGCAACAAGGTGACCGGCTCGGTGAAGTTCGAGGGCACCGACCTGCTGACGCTGTCCAACCGGGAGATGCGGGACCGGCGCGGCCGGGACCTGGGCATGGTGTTCCAGGACCCGCTGTCGTCGCTGAACCCGGTGATCCCGATCGGCCTCCAGGTCACCGAGGTGCTGGAGCGCCACCGCGACATGCCGCGCAAGAAGGCGATGGTGGAGGCGGCCGAGCTGCTGGACAAGGTCGGCATCCCCGACCCGACCCGGCGGCTGTCGGAGTACCCGCACCAGCTCTCCGGCGGGATGCGGCAGCGCGCGCTGATCGCGATCGCGCTGGCGTGCCGGCCGCGGCTGCTCATCGCCGACGAGCCGACCACCGCGCTGGACGTGACCATCCAGGCGCAGATCCTGGCCCTGCTCAAGGAACTCGTGCAGGACACCGGGACCGCGCTGATCATGATCACGCACGACCTGGGCGTCGTGGCGGGGCTGTGCGACGAGGTGAACGTGCTCTACGGCGGTCGCGTCGTGGAGCGGGCGGAGCGGCACGAGCTGTTCGCCGAGCCGCGCCACCCGTACACGCACGGCCTGCTGGCCTCCATCCCGCGGCTGGACGCGGCGCGCGGCGAGAAGCTGGTGCCGATCAAGGGCTCGGTCGCGGACAACATCCCGTGGGACAGCGCCTGCGCGTTCGCGCCGCGCTGCCCGAACGCGCTGGACGTGTGCCGCCAGGTCACGCCCGCGCTGGAGTTCCAGGGTCAGCGGTCGCTGCGCTGCCACAACCCGGTGCTGCCGGGAACGCCCGCCGCACAGGAGGTGCCCGCATGA
- a CDS encoding ABC transporter permease → MTTLLNRKKQKVDALAESAGTSLAADALKRMSRSPVAIIGAVIVLVFLVLSVIAPFITPKDPYKRYEELLDQLRPDNIPGPMPGFLLGSDELGRDFFSRLLVGAQQSLVVGVGATLIGLVLGMLIGGAAGAFGGWVDSWLMRFTDIMLSIPSLLLAISIAALASRGSQTTVIIAVAVTTVPIFARLLRGAMLAQRHSDHVLAATALGVKRKTIVFRHMLPNSLGPVIVQATLTLATAIIEAASLSFLGLGDPDPARAEWGLMLGNSQRYIDVKPELAYFPAIAIIIVALGFTLLGESLREALDPKNRR, encoded by the coding sequence ATGACCACACTGCTGAACCGCAAGAAGCAGAAGGTCGACGCCCTCGCCGAGTCCGCGGGCACGAGCCTCGCGGCGGACGCGCTCAAGCGGATGTCGCGCAGCCCCGTGGCCATCATCGGCGCGGTGATCGTGCTGGTCTTCCTGGTGCTGTCGGTGATCGCGCCGTTCATCACGCCGAAGGACCCGTACAAGCGCTACGAGGAGCTGCTCGACCAGCTGCGCCCGGACAACATCCCGGGCCCGATGCCGGGCTTCCTCCTGGGCAGCGACGAGCTGGGCCGCGACTTCTTCAGCCGGCTGCTGGTCGGCGCGCAGCAGTCGCTGGTCGTCGGTGTCGGCGCCACGCTCATCGGCCTGGTGCTGGGCATGCTGATCGGTGGCGCGGCGGGCGCGTTCGGCGGCTGGGTCGACTCGTGGCTGATGCGGTTCACCGACATCATGCTGTCGATCCCGAGCCTGCTGCTGGCGATCTCCATCGCGGCACTGGCCAGCCGGGGCAGCCAGACCACCGTCATCATCGCGGTCGCCGTGACCACCGTGCCGATCTTCGCCCGCCTGCTGCGCGGCGCGATGCTGGCGCAACGGCACAGCGACCACGTGCTGGCGGCGACGGCGCTGGGCGTGAAGCGCAAGACGATCGTGTTCCGGCACATGCTGCCCAACTCGCTGGGCCCGGTGATCGTGCAGGCCACGCTCACCCTGGCCACGGCGATCATCGAGGCGGCGTCGCTGTCGTTCCTCGGCCTGGGCGACCCCGACCCGGCCCGCGCCGAGTGGGGTCTGATGCTGGGCAACTCGCAGCGCTACATCGACGTGAAGCCGGAGCTGGCCTACTTCCCGGCGATCGCGATCATCATCGTGGCGCTGGGCTTCACGCTGCTCGGCGAGTCGTTGCGCGAGGCTCTCGACCCGAAGAACCGGAGGTGA
- a CDS encoding ABC transporter permease has product MLRFIVRRLLQAIPTLLILSMLVFIWLRLLPGGPSGALLGDKATPEKIAALNKVLGLDQPLIIQYFKFLGRILSGDFGSSLISGEPVMAEIGRALPATIELSIAALLFAVVLGIPLGYLAASYRGRFLDNVTVIGTLVGVAVPVFFLGILLKQVFAQELALFPPSGRQDVTIDPTHVTNFAVLDGVLTQEWDASADALWHLVLPAIALSSIPLAVIVRITRASVLDVLNEDFVRTANAKGLQATIVRRRHVLRNAMLPVSTTIGLQTGLLLGGAVLTERVFVWGGLGSLLAQGIERRDYPRLQALLLLAAVVYVLVNLLVDISYAIIDPRVRTS; this is encoded by the coding sequence ATGCTGCGATTCATAGTCCGTCGCCTGCTCCAGGCGATCCCGACGCTGCTGATCCTCTCCATGCTGGTCTTCATCTGGCTGCGGCTGCTCCCGGGCGGACCGTCCGGCGCGCTGCTCGGCGACAAGGCCACCCCGGAGAAGATCGCGGCCCTGAACAAGGTGCTCGGGCTCGACCAGCCCCTGATCATCCAGTACTTCAAGTTCCTCGGGCGCATCCTCTCCGGGGACTTCGGCAGCTCGCTGATCAGCGGCGAGCCGGTGATGGCCGAGATCGGCCGGGCCCTGCCCGCGACGATCGAGCTGTCCATCGCGGCGCTGCTGTTCGCCGTCGTCCTGGGCATCCCGCTGGGCTACCTCGCGGCGAGCTACCGCGGGCGCTTCCTCGACAACGTCACCGTGATCGGCACCCTGGTCGGGGTCGCCGTCCCGGTGTTCTTCCTGGGCATCCTGCTCAAGCAGGTGTTCGCGCAGGAACTGGCGCTGTTCCCGCCGTCGGGCCGGCAGGACGTCACCATCGACCCGACGCACGTCACGAACTTCGCGGTGCTGGACGGCGTCCTCACCCAGGAGTGGGACGCCTCGGCCGACGCCCTGTGGCACCTGGTGCTGCCGGCGATCGCGCTGAGTTCCATCCCGCTCGCGGTGATCGTCCGGATCACCCGCGCGTCCGTGCTGGACGTGCTCAACGAGGACTTCGTGCGCACCGCCAACGCCAAGGGCCTCCAGGCGACGATCGTGCGGCGCAGGCACGTGCTGCGCAACGCGATGCTGCCGGTGTCCACGACCATCGGTCTCCAGACCGGCCTGCTGCTCGGCGGCGCGGTCCTCACCGAGCGCGTGTTCGTGTGGGGTGGTCTCGGGTCGCTGCTGGCCCAGGGCATCGAGCGCCGCGACTACCCCCGCCTGCAGGCGTTGCTGCTGCTCGCGGCCGTGGTCTACGTGCTGGTGAACCTGCTGGTGGACATCTCGTACGCCATCATCGACCCGAGGGTGCGGACATCATGA
- a CDS encoding ABC transporter substrate-binding protein, protein MVHSRTARRRWTAAIGLTGVAVLALSACAQSERGGDSGSGKTGGTMVFGAAGEPKNFDPIFNDDGESFRPIRQMYDTLITYKRGTADLAPGLAEKWEPSADGKSWTFTLRKNVKFHDGTPFNAAAVCFNFDRWFNMKGAAAQSQMIYYADVFSGFAKNEGDAAGEPLYKSCEAKDEGTAVLNLNAYKGAFPAAFGLTSFSISSPEALKKYDADNVQQSGDSFAYPAYATEHPTGTGAFKLEKFDKANKTITLVRNDDYWGEKAKLDKLIFKIIPDENARKQELKAGTIDGYDYPNPADYNTLKSDGFNVTPRPAFNILYLGINEANTPALKDLRVRQAIAYAVNREQLVKTKLPAGAEVATQFIPKTVAGYADDVQKYPHDVNKAKELLTQAGATGLTLKFYVPTEVSRPYMPNPTEIAAVITDDLKAAGINVEIVSRPWNGGYKDDVQKLGKHDLHLLGWTGDYNDAGNFVGTFFGRAKAEFGFDDKALFDALSAADAVVDETKHADAYKQVNRDIMSKYLPAVPVSHSPPAIVVSSKISGLVPSPLTDERFDTVSKG, encoded by the coding sequence ATGGTCCATTCCCGAACGGCTCGGCGCCGCTGGACGGCCGCGATCGGCCTGACCGGCGTCGCTGTCCTCGCACTGTCCGCCTGCGCGCAATCCGAGCGTGGTGGAGACTCCGGGTCCGGCAAGACCGGCGGGACGATGGTCTTCGGGGCCGCGGGCGAGCCCAAGAACTTCGACCCGATCTTCAACGACGACGGTGAGAGCTTCCGGCCGATCCGCCAGATGTACGACACGCTCATCACCTACAAGCGTGGTACGGCGGACCTCGCGCCCGGTCTCGCGGAGAAGTGGGAGCCCAGCGCCGACGGCAAGTCGTGGACGTTCACACTGCGGAAAAATGTGAAATTCCACGACGGCACTCCGTTCAATGCGGCCGCGGTCTGCTTCAACTTCGACCGCTGGTTCAACATGAAGGGCGCCGCCGCCCAGAGCCAGATGATCTACTACGCCGACGTGTTCAGCGGCTTCGCCAAGAACGAGGGCGACGCGGCCGGCGAGCCCCTCTACAAGTCCTGCGAGGCCAAGGACGAGGGCACCGCGGTCCTGAACCTCAACGCCTACAAGGGCGCGTTCCCGGCGGCCTTCGGCCTGACGTCGTTCTCCATCTCCAGCCCCGAGGCGCTGAAGAAGTACGACGCCGACAACGTCCAGCAGTCGGGTGACTCCTTCGCCTACCCGGCCTACGCCACCGAGCACCCGACCGGTACCGGCGCGTTCAAGCTGGAGAAGTTCGACAAGGCCAACAAGACCATCACCCTGGTCCGCAACGACGACTACTGGGGCGAGAAGGCCAAGCTCGACAAGCTGATCTTCAAGATCATCCCGGACGAGAACGCCCGCAAGCAGGAGCTCAAGGCCGGCACGATCGACGGCTACGACTACCCGAACCCGGCGGACTACAACACCCTGAAGTCCGACGGCTTCAACGTCACCCCGCGCCCGGCGTTCAACATCCTGTACCTGGGCATCAACGAGGCGAACACCCCGGCCCTGAAGGACCTGCGGGTCCGCCAGGCCATCGCCTACGCCGTGAACCGCGAGCAGCTGGTCAAGACCAAGCTCCCCGCGGGCGCCGAGGTGGCCACCCAGTTCATCCCGAAGACGGTCGCGGGCTACGCCGACGACGTGCAGAAGTACCCGCACGACGTGAACAAGGCCAAGGAGCTGCTGACCCAGGCCGGCGCCACCGGCCTGACGCTGAAGTTCTACGTGCCGACCGAGGTCAGCCGCCCGTACATGCCGAACCCGACCGAGATCGCGGCCGTGATCACGGACGACCTGAAGGCCGCGGGCATCAACGTCGAGATCGTGTCCCGCCCGTGGAACGGCGGCTACAAGGACGACGTGCAGAAGCTCGGCAAGCACGACCTGCACCTGCTCGGCTGGACCGGTGACTACAACGACGCCGGCAACTTCGTCGGCACGTTCTTCGGTCGCGCCAAGGCCGAGTTCGGCTTCGACGACAAGGCCCTGTTCGACGCCCTGTCCGCCGCCGACGCGGTCGTCGACGAGACCAAGCACGCCGACGCGTACAAGCAGGTCAACCGCGACATCATGAGCAAGTACCTGCCCGCCGTGCCCGTGTCGCACTCGCCGCCGGCGATCGTCGTGAGCAGCAAGATCTCGGGCCTGGTGCCCAGCCCGCTCACCGACGAGCGCTTCGACACCGTGAGCAAGGGCTGA
- a CDS encoding AfsR/SARP family transcriptional regulator, producing MGPQVEFRVLGPLQVLVDGEHVVVRAGRQRALLVSLLMRAGAGVSVDELAEHVWGAEPPARARGTLQTYVMRLRQVLGPAVPIRTVPDGYLIDVDERTIDVVRFEQLVEEGEQERLAGRLEPASAIFTAALGLWRGPAMVDVPSEVLHRDEVPRLGERRLHVEERRVEVELELGRHAELIPELSRLTSEHPLRERLWSQLMTALYRSGRQADALHAYKRVSDLLADQLGIDPGDELRRVHQQVLGGSLEASGSAAPARRDRVVPSQLPADIGDFVGREQAVHLIEALLRTAQGVPVVTLAGPPGVGKTALAVHAAHKMRKYFPDGQLYVNLRGYAQGPPLSAVDVLPRFLRAQGVPPESVPLDQDEQEAMFRSRLTDQQVLLVLDNAANAEQIRPLLPGSPGCAVLVTSRDTLRGLAVSHAASNVRLDVLDREETRALLAGMLGEDVVAEQAEAAEQLAELCAHLPLALRIAAANLLSRPETTIASYVEELRAGNRLAALAVEGDERAAVHAAFDLSYTALKPELASLFRLLSLAPGDITPDIAAALGGLTTQDARRRLDRLATANLVDNHAPGRYQFHDLLRDYAAERLAFEDDPAERALAHRRLLDWSIRSVDNATDAAKSSMLRLPRESVVAGVTPRVFAAAGEALAWLDAERANLVALVLHAADREPDRDCWQLADALRRYFYGQGQAAEWLAVAKAGLSVAQAIGDPAGEVAMLSSLGTLYWTIGQHRVAVDCFRRAIPIQRRTGAAPAAEAAVLINLGGVYIDTGELEQAADCLERALVITREIGALQQEGVALINLGGVYLQLGQLDRAVSSFEGSLDVGNRLGVWITQADSHRALAEVHLFQGQPERAAQLYRRAVDLYEKSGARGFVHIPHEGLAHTFNMRGRFAEAIVEATKALEMAEQLGNLKGVCDTKNVLGEAVHGDGRHADAVELHTEALRIAEENGYPWGICAARRGLAMAHRAAGRLDEARYSAQQALDSAVRYRLKLAEVDVLALLARVRLDLGDVAESLDLAHRALERSRATGQRYVEARAAHVAGDAYAAAGSPEEARAHWTTALEWFTAIGSPDAEVVRAALSR from the coding sequence GTGGGCCCACAGGTCGAGTTCCGCGTCCTCGGGCCGTTGCAGGTGCTGGTCGACGGCGAGCACGTGGTCGTCCGCGCAGGTCGGCAGCGGGCACTGCTGGTGTCGCTGCTGATGCGCGCCGGCGCCGGCGTGTCGGTGGACGAGCTCGCCGAGCACGTCTGGGGCGCCGAACCGCCCGCCCGCGCCCGCGGCACCCTCCAGACCTACGTCATGCGGCTGCGGCAGGTGCTGGGGCCGGCGGTGCCGATCCGGACCGTCCCGGATGGTTACCTGATCGATGTCGACGAACGCACGATCGACGTGGTCCGGTTCGAACAGCTGGTCGAGGAGGGCGAGCAGGAACGGCTCGCGGGCCGGCTGGAACCGGCGTCGGCGATCTTCACCGCGGCGCTGGGGCTGTGGCGGGGCCCGGCGATGGTGGACGTGCCGTCGGAGGTGCTGCACCGCGACGAGGTGCCCCGGCTGGGCGAGCGGCGGCTGCACGTGGAGGAGCGGCGCGTCGAGGTGGAGCTGGAGCTGGGGCGGCACGCCGAGCTGATCCCCGAGCTGTCCCGGCTGACCAGCGAGCACCCGTTGCGGGAGCGGCTGTGGTCGCAGCTGATGACCGCGCTGTACCGGTCGGGGCGGCAGGCGGACGCGCTGCACGCGTACAAGCGGGTCAGCGACCTGCTGGCCGACCAGCTGGGCATCGACCCCGGTGACGAGCTGCGGCGGGTGCACCAGCAGGTGCTGGGCGGGTCGCTGGAGGCGTCCGGGTCGGCGGCGCCGGCCCGGCGGGACCGGGTGGTGCCCTCGCAGCTGCCCGCCGACATCGGCGACTTCGTGGGCCGTGAGCAGGCAGTTCACCTGATCGAGGCGTTGTTGCGGACGGCGCAGGGCGTGCCGGTGGTGACGCTGGCCGGCCCGCCCGGGGTGGGCAAGACGGCGTTGGCGGTGCACGCGGCGCACAAGATGCGGAAGTACTTCCCGGACGGGCAGCTGTACGTGAACCTGCGCGGGTACGCCCAGGGTCCGCCGTTGAGCGCGGTGGACGTGCTGCCGCGGTTCCTGCGGGCGCAGGGCGTGCCGCCGGAGTCCGTGCCGCTGGACCAGGACGAGCAGGAGGCGATGTTCCGGTCCCGGCTGACCGACCAGCAGGTGCTGCTGGTGCTGGACAACGCGGCCAACGCCGAGCAGATCCGGCCGCTGCTGCCCGGGTCGCCGGGCTGCGCGGTGCTGGTGACCAGCCGCGACACCCTGCGCGGGCTCGCGGTCAGCCACGCGGCGTCCAACGTCCGGCTCGACGTGCTCGACCGCGAGGAGACGCGGGCGCTGCTGGCCGGGATGCTCGGCGAGGACGTGGTGGCCGAGCAGGCGGAGGCCGCCGAGCAGCTGGCCGAGCTGTGCGCGCACCTGCCGCTGGCGCTGCGCATCGCCGCGGCCAACCTGTTGTCCCGGCCGGAGACCACCATCGCCTCCTACGTGGAGGAGCTGCGGGCGGGCAACCGGCTCGCGGCGCTGGCCGTCGAGGGCGACGAGCGGGCCGCCGTGCACGCGGCCTTCGACCTGTCCTACACGGCGTTGAAGCCCGAGCTGGCGTCGCTGTTCCGGCTGCTCAGCCTCGCGCCGGGGGACATCACGCCGGACATCGCCGCCGCCCTGGGCGGCCTGACCACGCAGGACGCGCGCCGCCGCCTGGACCGGCTGGCCACCGCGAACCTCGTGGACAACCACGCGCCGGGCCGCTACCAGTTCCACGACCTGCTGCGCGACTACGCCGCCGAGCGGCTGGCGTTCGAGGACGACCCCGCCGAGCGGGCGCTGGCCCACCGGCGGCTGCTGGACTGGTCGATCCGGTCGGTGGACAACGCGACCGACGCGGCCAAGTCCAGCATGCTGCGGCTGCCGCGCGAGTCGGTGGTGGCCGGCGTGACGCCCCGCGTGTTCGCCGCGGCCGGCGAGGCGCTGGCGTGGCTGGACGCGGAACGGGCGAACCTGGTGGCGCTGGTGCTGCACGCGGCCGACCGGGAACCCGACCGCGACTGCTGGCAGCTCGCGGACGCGTTGCGCCGGTACTTCTACGGCCAGGGGCAGGCGGCGGAGTGGCTCGCGGTGGCCAAGGCGGGGCTGTCGGTGGCGCAGGCGATCGGCGACCCGGCGGGCGAGGTGGCGATGCTGTCGTCGCTGGGCACGCTGTACTGGACGATCGGGCAGCACCGGGTGGCCGTGGACTGCTTCCGCCGGGCGATCCCGATCCAGCGGCGCACCGGGGCGGCTCCGGCGGCCGAGGCGGCCGTGCTGATCAACCTGGGTGGCGTCTACATCGACACCGGCGAGCTGGAGCAGGCCGCGGACTGCCTGGAGCGGGCGCTGGTGATCACCCGCGAGATCGGGGCGCTGCAGCAGGAGGGCGTGGCCCTGATCAACCTCGGCGGGGTGTACCTGCAGCTCGGGCAGCTGGACCGGGCGGTGTCGTCGTTCGAGGGGTCGCTGGACGTGGGCAACCGGCTCGGCGTGTGGATCACGCAGGCCGACAGCCACCGGGCGCTGGCCGAGGTGCACCTGTTCCAGGGGCAGCCCGAGCGGGCGGCGCAGCTGTACCGGCGGGCGGTCGACCTGTACGAGAAGTCCGGCGCGCGGGGGTTCGTGCACATCCCGCACGAGGGCCTGGCGCACACGTTCAACATGCGGGGCCGGTTCGCGGAGGCGATCGTCGAGGCGACCAAGGCGCTGGAGATGGCCGAGCAGCTGGGCAACCTCAAGGGCGTGTGCGACACCAAGAACGTCCTCGGCGAGGCCGTGCACGGCGACGGGCGGCACGCGGACGCGGTGGAGCTGCACACCGAGGCGCTGCGGATCGCCGAGGAGAACGGCTACCCGTGGGGCATCTGCGCGGCCCGGCGCGGCCTGGCGATGGCGCACCGGGCGGCGGGCCGGCTCGACGAGGCCCGCTACTCGGCCCAGCAGGCGCTGGACAGCGCGGTCCGCTACCGGTTGAAGCTGGCCGAGGTGGACGTGCTGGCGCTGCTCGCGCGGGTCCGGCTGGACCTGGGCGACGTGGCCGAGTCCCTGGACCTGGCGCACCGCGCCCTGGAGCGCAGCCGGGCCACCGGGCAGCGGTACGTGGAGGCCCGCGCGGCCCACGTGGCCGGCGACGCGTACGCGGCGGCGGGCTCGCCGGAGGAGGCCCGTGCCCACTGGACCACGGCGCTGGAGTGGTTCACCGCCATCGGCTCCCCCGACGCCGAGGTCGTCCGCGCGGCCCTCAGTCGGTGA
- a CDS encoding uridine kinase family protein, with protein MRLVAVDGPSGSGKSTYAAALGAVVVPTDHFATWDDPVSWWPRLVADVLEPLWAGRPARYQRMDWSQGWPRLGEWVTVEPTELLVVEGVSAARRSIAARLDEAVWVELPDERERLERAVARDGEASRRHLERWQAFERGWFAVDGTKARVDRVVITD; from the coding sequence GTGAGGCTGGTCGCCGTCGACGGCCCCTCGGGGTCGGGCAAGTCGACCTACGCGGCGGCGCTGGGCGCGGTGGTGGTGCCCACCGACCACTTCGCGACCTGGGACGACCCGGTGTCGTGGTGGCCGCGCCTGGTCGCCGACGTCCTGGAACCGCTGTGGGCGGGCCGTCCGGCCCGCTACCAGCGCATGGACTGGAGCCAGGGTTGGCCGCGCCTGGGCGAGTGGGTGACGGTCGAGCCGACGGAACTGCTGGTCGTCGAGGGTGTCTCGGCGGCTCGGCGGTCCATCGCGGCCCGGCTGGACGAGGCCGTGTGGGTCGAGCTGCCCGACGAGCGGGAACGGCTGGAGCGGGCGGTCGCGCGGGACGGCGAGGCGAGCCGGCGGCACCTGGAGCGCTGGCAGGCGTTCGAACGGGGCTGGTTCGCGGTCGACGGGACCAAGGCGCGCGTCGACCGGGTGGTCATCACCGACTGA
- the recR gene encoding recombination mediator RecR encodes MYEGPVQDLIDELGRLPGVGPKSAQRIAFHLLGADPADITRLQDALQKVKDGVVFCEVCGNVSAESTCRICRDPRRDLSLICVVEEPKDVLAVERTREFKGRYHVLGGALDPLSGVGPDQLRIRQLLTRIGTEVNEIIIATDPNTEGEATATYLVRMLRDFPGLTVTRLASGLPMGGDLEFADELTLGRALSGRRSM; translated from the coding sequence ATGTACGAGGGGCCCGTCCAGGACTTGATCGACGAACTCGGCCGCCTGCCGGGCGTCGGTCCCAAGAGCGCGCAGCGCATCGCCTTCCACCTCCTCGGCGCGGACCCGGCCGACATCACCCGGCTCCAGGACGCCCTGCAGAAGGTCAAGGACGGCGTGGTGTTCTGCGAGGTGTGCGGCAACGTCTCCGCCGAGAGCACGTGCCGCATCTGCCGCGACCCGCGCCGCGACCTGAGCCTGATCTGCGTGGTCGAGGAGCCGAAGGACGTGCTGGCCGTCGAGCGGACCCGCGAGTTCAAGGGCCGCTACCACGTGCTGGGCGGCGCGCTGGACCCGCTGTCCGGGGTGGGCCCCGACCAGCTGCGCATCCGGCAGCTGCTGACCCGGATCGGCACCGAGGTCAACGAGATCATCATCGCGACCGACCCGAACACCGAGGGCGAGGCGACCGCCACCTACCTGGTGCGGATGCTGCGCGACTTCCCGGGCCTGACCGTGACGCGGCTGGCGTCCGGCCTGCCGATGGGCGGCGACCTGGAGTTCGCGGACGAGCTGACCCTCGGCCGGGCGCTGTCCGGCCGGCGCAGCATGTGA
- a CDS encoding YbaB/EbfC family nucleoid-associated protein, with amino-acid sequence MQPGGPNMQQILQQAQKMQQQLAAAQQELAEAEVTGTAGGGLVTAVVSGGGELKSLAIDPKVVDPEDVETLSDLVVAAVRDANRAAQELAAQKMGPLASGMGGLDDLGGLGGLFG; translated from the coding sequence GTGCAACCCGGTGGGCCGAACATGCAGCAGATCCTCCAGCAGGCGCAGAAGATGCAGCAGCAACTGGCTGCCGCCCAGCAGGAGTTGGCCGAGGCCGAGGTGACCGGCACCGCGGGCGGCGGGCTGGTGACCGCCGTCGTGTCCGGTGGCGGTGAGCTGAAGAGCCTGGCCATCGACCCGAAGGTGGTCGACCCGGAGGACGTGGAGACGCTGTCCGACCTGGTCGTCGCCGCCGTCCGCGACGCCAACCGCGCCGCGCAGGAGCTGGCCGCGCAGAAGATGGGCCCGCTGGCCTCCGGCATGGGCGGCCTGGACGACCTCGGTGGTCTCGGCGGGCTGTTCGGCTGA